The genomic region CACGTCTTAGCTGCATCTCACGGGAGTAAACACAACCTGAAGTATTTGCTTCAAGTCtaggttttgttttggttttttttgacAATATGTGCGAActgaagaaaaatacatttatctaCATTTTGCAACCTAGTGGACTGAGCCAAAGAGTAGGACACTGTGCtcgagacagacagacagactcaaGACACATGAATTTCTTCTTGGATATTTAGGAGCCACAGTATTGATTTATGGGCAAACTGTAACATACACTGCATTTACAACCACTACAGAACCTCACTGCTTACCATTCCTCCTCTGATTGCCAGCAGCTGTCTGCCCTGAGCACAGCCACTGTGACTCACTCCACCACACACTCGCTACCCACACACGCTGCACTCCCAGGTTCTGAAATTTGGTGCCTGTTGACTTAACATGAATCTCTACACGGTAGCACCGACATAATTCGGTACCCAACCTTGCAATCAAGGGAGAtatcaaatcaaacacacctgcCTCAGAGAGGACTAATCTGAGAAGATAAGCGAAAGCATGTGTGAATCTTGAATGTGTGCAGATCTTTTTAATGAATTGGCAAACATCTATCATCAGTTTTTTATTCATAATGTTCAgccttattaaaacatttaagtagCACTGTATGAAACACTGGTcattaattatttttcaaacaACATTTGGGAGAACAGCAGTCTCTTGACAAGACTATCTGAAGATGGAGTTGGACTTTTAACTCCATCATTAATCTGGACATGATGAAAAACCCAGCTCATTGATTTACAATGATACCTATAGTTCCTAtattttctgatccagatttgCCAAGGCTCTGTGCCAGACTGTTGCTTGATAGTGGTGTTTTTCTCTCACTGTGATGAACCTGTGACGAAATGTGCGCAGTGCACTCAGGATTTTTGCTTCAGTTGAATATCTGATGCAGTCttgctctctcctctgtgtcCCTGTATGTTTGCGTTTGATTTGACAGCCTCTCTGTGTATGTCCGTGTCTCAGGGCTCGTTTGGAGCGCTGCAGAAAATCTGCGAGGACTCGTCGGAGCTGCTGGACAGCGACGCTCTGAACAGACCCCTCAACATTATGATACCAAAATTCCTCCAGTTCTTCAAGCACTGCAGCCCCAAGATTAGGTACAGGAGAGAACAGGACTCGTTTTCCATTGTTGTTTATCATTATCGTCTGGATGTGATGCATAGTAACAACTGACTCACAGTGAAGGTGTTTGTATTCATACTGTCTGATCCAGATTACGACTTAATTAAAGAGTTGCATTAATTGCCAGTAGGGTTTAATTAATGTTCTTTTCACTgcaatatttttctttcttttcttgttttgcacACTTAGCAAAACAAGGTTGGATAGAGCCAAATGTTGCTATTTATATCTTGTTAAAGTGATACGCTTACATCACTCATCCACCTCTGACTCAGCTGTTTCCACGTTACACCGGCTTTATCAATGTTCCTGTCGGTTCCTGCAGGTCCCATGCCATCGCCTGTGTAAACCAGTTCATCATTGGGAGAGCGCAGGCCCTGATGGACAACATTGACACCTTCATAGAGGTGAGCTGTGTGTTTTGAACACTGCAGTAAATCTCACTCTGTTGCTGTGTGAATAGAATAAACGCTTTTGTCactcattttcttcttcatcttagtcgtttttttttttttacctgtcgTATAAATGATTTGTTTCCCGTGTTGTTTCTCCTCTCCCCTGTTAGAGCCTGTTTGCGCTGGCAGCAGATGAGGACTCTGAGGTTCGAAAGAACGTGTGCCGAGCCCTGGTCATGTTACTGGAGGTCCGCATTGACCGCCTCATCCCCCACATGCACAGCATCATCCAGGTAAGTGGTGGACATCTGCTCAGTCAGCTGTGGGCCTCTTGTGCGTAATAAGATGTTGATATTTAGACCACGTTCATGAGCcctttttccaccaaacactgtcAGTATAGTACCTtaggaaccaaaagtaacctttCAGACGGTACCTAGACCCGAGGTCTgtttagcgtttccactgcagacagtgctgctcactcactcactgctccgtccagcacttgctgtatttcctctgcCTCTATAAACCACTCCACTCAGAATCCAGTGGGGTTTTAAGTCTGAGAACGACACACCTTCAGGgacatttgtttctgttgtttgcaTTCACATCGGTTTATTACtatctgttgtttgtgttttgtctttacaagtctgtctttttctttgtctgtacATCGCTagtgggtttttaaaaatggaggTGCAGGTGCGTCATTGTCTGTGTTCGACCAGTCACTGCACGCTTGCATCACTTGGGTTTCCTCTTGTGCTGGAAGAGTACCTTCTCtgaaatatagaaaataaaatcccCCGAAATGGCATTCTAGGAGCTATGGTCGTTCCCAGTTCTTgcataatacaaaaaataacaaaattggAGGTTCCTAGAACTATGAAAATGTTCCTCTGGTCCAAAAATGCCTAATAATATCTGAAGTTCCTCTTTTCAGATCCAGATTTGCTAAGGCTCTGTGCCAGACCGTTGTACGGTAGTGATGTTTCGATCAGTTCACACTTCCTGGTCTCAAACACGTCCTTCTATTCTTGTCTCCTGCAGTACATGCTGCAGAGAACCCAGGACCCCGATGAGAACGTGGCTCTGGAGGCCTGCGAGTTTTGGCTGACTTTAGCAGAGCAACCCATCTGCAAGGAGATGCTGTCAGGACACCTGGTGCAGTAAGTAGCGTGTTGACTACTGTTTCGATGTGGGTTCTGTGTTGATAATGCCAGAAGACATAAATTATCAGCATGAACCTCTGTAGATGTACTATATCCCTGTGTTTTTATACTGTGAAGATTTGGTTGTCACAGTAAAAGTTACTTGACACTAATAGGATGCTTTGcccattttcaaccagctctgtatcgTAACAATGTGGTTAGCacatgtaaatgaactgtggtaaacttcccgcCATCTTACTAGCGCTCAGATCTCCccgctcatctctcagctcaggTTCAACGGATGGCACATTTTgttggctctagggctgttgctcaaagtACAGATTGAACTTGCCACCATGCATGCTTGCCACCACAGATGCAAAGAGTATAGAAGGACATCGAGAGAGAAGTTagacagtgctgatcaaatataaaccaagattctgttagtctttctctttgtctttctcatctaaaatgttttaataaacatATTATAGCGTATGGTTTAACTTTAATTCAAGGTCGTTTACCAGCTGCTCACCATATTGATTCATGTGGAAAAATGGACAAGTTTGCATTACATCATCCACCAGGGGGAGCATTTATTGGGCCGGTGTGGCACGGTGCATTCTGGTGGTAGTTCTAGCTCttaagcaaaagcaaatgccacagcccttttcctcttttttcctctggACATATAGCACCAGTATTTGCATAGACAGCCTCCTTAAAGACTTAAATTAGAATCTGTCGCTTCTTTCCAGCGTGTACATgagatttgtttgctcttttAACCAAGCATGTcgtctccttctctccccctTTAAATATAGACTCACCCCTATCTTGGTAAATGGGATGAAGTATTCAGAGATAGACATCATTCTATTAAAGGtaagatttttcttttacttaagtttTACACTCCATTCTCTTACAGAAATATGCCCATTTAttgtgaattgatgttttttgttttgtgaaatgttgggaaagtaatcatttttaatttgggaGGGCAGCAGTCCTTTTAAGTCTGTCTTACATCTGGACATGATGAAAAACCCAGCTCATTGATTTACAATGATACCTATAGTTCCTAtattttctgatccagatttgACAAGGCTGTGTGCTAGACTGTCAGCTCACATTTCCCAGGCTGAAACATGAACTTTTCTTACAGCTGCATCCATGTTTgacatataaaaatacaaatttaatcTGTCTAAAAATGCGACTGAGAAAGGTTCTGCATTTGTGACTAACATAATTTTTACAACACGTTCTCATAtagaaatacacattttaattgtTCCTGGAGGTCTGTCCTCAAAATCCGAACAATGACGACAACCTTGCAGCTACAGAAGAAGGATTATGATTTGGAATTGGCCCTGGGGCTGTTTAAAAAAGTTTCTGAAGACAGTACGTTAAGACGATAAAGCTAAAGTCACTTTTGTGTTTTCCAGGGCGATGTGGAGGAGGACGAGGCGGTGCCAGATAGCGATCAGGACATCAAGCCCCGTTTCCACAAGTCGCGCACTGTCACTCTGCAGCACGAAGGAGGGGAGGGTGAGGAGGGCGAGGACATTGAGGAGGACGATGATGACGATGACGACACGTTGTCTGACTGGAACCTGCGTAAGTGATAAAGAAATGCAATTATAGAGACTTGGCTTTACATGTGGAGAGGGGCAATCTGGTGACTTGAGAGGTTGTTGCACATTTTGTCAGGCCTTCAGTCCAAATCCTAAATCATCTCTAGCCTTCCATGCGTCTCTGTGTAGGTTGTACTCCTTACTCCTCAAATGTAGCAAATTCTTACAAAACAACTTGGAGTGGAAACTTAGTTTGTATAGCTCAGATATTAACCACAGTTTTTAGAAATCTAGAATAGCTGCTGCTGTGAACTCACGTGTAAAACAGTGTTTGGAGTTAAGAATTACTGCAATCTTGCTTTTCCTTTTTGATGTAGGGAAGTGTTCAGCCGCAGCACTGGACGTACTGGCCAACGTGTTCCGCGACGAGCTGCTGCCCCACCTCCTGCCGCTACTGAAAGGCCTGCTTTTCCACCCCGACTGGGTCATCAAGGAGTCTGGCATCCTGGTGCTGGGGGCTATTGCTGAGGGTAAGACTCGCAGGACCACATTTCTCACAGAAACTGCAGATGTAGCTACAGGGTAGCTGTGTCTAATTGTTGCATCTACTTGTTGTGAATCAGGTAGAGCAGCAGTTCATCTCGCATCTGGACATGATGAAAAACCCAGCTCATTGATATACAATGATACCTATAGTTCCtatatttctgatccagatttgCATAATTTCAACAAATCCCCACCTCCACCTGAACAAATGTTTCCACTTTGGGAATAAATAGACTTTGGTGAAGCCAGAGGAGGTTCAGTGCAGATGTTGTTGCTGGATGGTGAGTCAGGCCATAATGAGTCATCAGGAGTGACCGCTACATATTCCACTGACCTAGTCAAAATCTATTAATATGATACAGCCTAGCTGGATTAATTTTAGCAAATATAACTTTTTATAAAGCCTGTCTACGTGTGTGGTCCTCAAGGACACAAGAGTAGATGGTTATATATGATGTAAGAATAATTCAAAGCTTCCAAAAGTCAAACTCGTTGGTACTTAGGGTTATGCTCTGAAGGAAGACTAGTTTGTATAGTGCGTTGTCCTGTGAATATTATTTTGCAACTTatcctttcttcttttttatttgctcCTGTCTCTGTGCCTCAGGCTGCATGCAGGGCATGGTGCCCTACCTACCAGAGCTGATCCCCCACCTCATCCAGTGTCTATGTGACAAAAAGGCCCTGGTGCGCTCCATTGCCTGCTGGACCCTGAGTCGCTATGCACACTGGGTGGTCTCCCAGCCCCCCGACTCCTACCTCAAACCCCTCATGACGGAGCTTCTTAAACGCATCCTGGATGGCAACAAGCGGGTGCAGGAGGCTGCCTGCAGGTGAGCAGCTTCACACTCCTCCTCTCGTCTGTCTGTGGACATGATGAAAATCCCAGCTCATTGATAAACAATGATACACGTTGTTCCCATATTGTTGTCTGATCCACTTCCTGTGCATGTCATTCCTAGACTGGCAGAACTGTTTCTTAAGATGAAATACTGATCTGTCCATTCTGGTTTTGTCTCAGTGCGTTTGCCACCCTGGAGGAGGAGGCGTGCACGGAGCTGGTGCCCTACCTGAGCTTTATCCTCGACACACTGGTGTTTGCCTTTGGGAAGTACCAGCACAAGAATCTCCTCATTCTTTACGATGCCATAGGAACTCTGGCGGACTCAGTGGGCCACCACCTCAACCAGCCTGTAAGGAACTTTGACCTGCACTCTGTTTTACACTACATGCAAGATCATACTTGTATATAAAGAGTTTCGATGGTTTTTTAAATTACTCCTAATTGAGCTTTAGCTAATAGACTGATCTTTGCACACATTTAAGTGTAAAGTAAAAGgtcaacatttttggaaatccATTTCTTCCAAAATTATTGATACGGCTTCCCTCCACTTTAGTCTTTGTGGTAAGCTAACTGGCATCAGGATCTAGCTTCATCATGAACAGACAGATATGGAGTGGTATTGACCTTCTCATCTCACTCTGCAAGACATTGACTTTGTTTGGTGTTTAAAACTGAAATCATATTCAAGATTCAAGAAGAACTTGATTATCATTATGCAAGCAAAACCAAATTGCAAGTGTGTCAACCTCAAATGGATCATACGCTTAAACCTTCCTACATATTTACATGTTGGAATAAGGCACTAATGTAAGAGATACATTTTTAACGATGAAACCTGACCCTTATAAGTACAAATTATGAGAAATActacatataaaacatatataaaaGGACAATTATCAAGTGTGCAAACATTAGCAGAAAAGTCCAGTAAAGGTGCAGAACGACACATATGGACCAGTGTCAGTGATGCTGGTAGTGCCTAAGCCTGGTCAGactaaggggccgtacacatgtcGCATCTTAAcctgcctggaaaatgtgaggtcaggcgctgggtgctactcttgtcttgtgccagctttcaagcaGGTTGGCAGGTTGCTTCTGAGGTAGCTAAGCAACCGTAACGAGCGCagtatcatagcctatttattTGAAATCCTgaatgcagagctgatcttcttccaggcgctctctgtgtgtaggcctatcgtcagTGGGACGGATGTAaggctctggcagccctgcactcaAATGATCAGCTTCTCCATATTTTTTTATGGATGAAGGCAAAGatgtctgtcagctgtgattggttgttacccATCTAATGACAAGTGGTGTGCGCTGCTGTGTTCCGTAAGGTTGAACTGTGTTTATCTCAGAGCGCATCTGTCGCTCCCTGAAAAATAGGTGGTTGGGAACGTGTGCACACTGCTCTGGTGTCGCTCTGGCGTTTGAGTGTGCTTGCCGTGcatctacatttaaaaacaatgaatttgagggcgcaaaaaacgcggcatgtgtacggcccctaaggAGATATCTGTCATCTAATCATGTCATGTGATAGCATAGGTCTTTGTCAGAGACTTAAAATGGAGAGGGGAAAGTTGATTGTACCATTCTATTTTGTTCATCAGGAGTACATTCAGAAGTTGATGCCCCCTCTTATTGCCAAGTGGAACGAGCTGAAGGACGAGGACAAGGATCTCTTCCCATTACTAGAGGTGAGAAGCTGTTCTTAAAAGCAAActgcacaatgtgtttttctaGATGAGGGACATTTTCCTGACACATTGAACCATGTTGTGTTTAGATTATGTCTGACCTCTTTCACACTGAAATGATTCAGAAAAGAATCGTTGCTGTAAGGAGTGTCTTTTCCCATAAAAGGatgacattgacattgacaAAGGTGTTTGActgcttttgttattttattggGCGTATAACCTACACAACCAACTGTGCATATCCATTTCTTTAAGTCCTCTTTGTTTCTTCCAGTGTCTGTCATCAGTAGCCACCGCCCTGCAGAGTGGGTTTCTGCCTTACTGTGAGCCTGTGTATCAGCGCTGTGTCACACTAGTCCAGAAGACACTAGCTCAGGCTATGGTGagaatgcaaacacacagaataaaTGTATTGTGTATTTAGTGAACGTGAAGATAAACAATGAAACGTATCTGCCCTGTCTGTTCAGATGTACAACCAGCATCCAGACCAGTATGAGGCTCCTGACAAGGATTTTATGATTGTGGCCTTGGATCTGCTGAGCGGCCTGGCTGAGGGTTTGGGGGGTCATGTGGAACAGCTGGTGGCCCGCTCGAACATCATGACCCTGCTTTTCCAGTGCATGCAGGTATGAGGGAGTGCGTTTGTATTTGTTTCCCCACAAAGAAATGCAACCAAACATCTATCAGGACAGTTTCCTCTGAACCCTGACACTTGTTTTACACTAAGCTGTCTGGTTTGTGCTGCAGGACACTATGCCTGAGGTGAGGCAAAGCTCCTTCGCTCTGCTGGGTGATCTTACCAAGGCGTGCTTCCTCCATGTTAAGCCCTGTATTGGTGAGTGTGCTTTATCAGAGCAAAGACTAAGGGGGGGGGGTAAAGGGAAAAACAGTATTCAGTATTGTAattatcattttctttttcttctttcggTTTTTACGAAATCTAACTTTTTTCTAACTGAAATTTTTGTTACATTTACTGAGTGCCGAGTATCTGGATATGATGAAACACCCAGCTCATTGAcacaaaatgatacattttGTTCCTAtattttctgatccagatgagGCACACTTCATGTTGCACCATGCGGCACAGTTGAGTGTAAATTTTCAGGTGTACATGCGTGCAAGCTCCCATTCTGCAGGTGTGTGCAAACAGCCtggcctttgttttttttttccccctgtagcATTAGTTGTTCT from Epinephelus moara isolate mb chromosome 18, YSFRI_EMoa_1.0, whole genome shotgun sequence harbors:
- the LOC126405866 gene encoding transportin-2-like; the encoded protein is MEWQPDEQGLQQVLQLLKDSQSPNTVTQRAVQQKLEQLNQFPDFNNYLIFVLTRLKTEDEPTRSLSGLILKNNVKAHYQNFPSAVADFIKQECLNNIGDPSPLIRATIGILITTIASKGELQTWPELLPQLCNLLNSEDYNTCEGSFGALQKICEDSSELLDSDALNRPLNIMIPKFLQFFKHCSPKIRSHAIACVNQFIIGRAQALMDNIDTFIESLFALAADEDSEVRKNVCRALVMLLEVRIDRLIPHMHSIIQYMLQRTQDPDENVALEACEFWLTLAEQPICKEMLSGHLVQLTPILVNGMKYSEIDIILLKGDVEEDEAVPDSDQDIKPRFHKSRTVTLQHEGGEGEEGEDIEEDDDDDDDTLSDWNLRKCSAAALDVLANVFRDELLPHLLPLLKGLLFHPDWVIKESGILVLGAIAEGCMQGMVPYLPELIPHLIQCLCDKKALVRSIACWTLSRYAHWVVSQPPDSYLKPLMTELLKRILDGNKRVQEAACSAFATLEEEACTELVPYLSFILDTLVFAFGKYQHKNLLILYDAIGTLADSVGHHLNQPEYIQKLMPPLIAKWNELKDEDKDLFPLLECLSSVATALQSGFLPYCEPVYQRCVTLVQKTLAQAMMYNQHPDQYEAPDKDFMIVALDLLSGLAEGLGGHVEQLVARSNIMTLLFQCMQDTMPEVRQSSFALLGDLTKACFLHVKPCIAEFMPILGLNLNPEFISVCNNATWAIGEISMQMGAEMQPYVGMVLPHLVEIINRPNTPKTLLENTAITIGRLGYVCPQEVAPQLQQFIRPWCTSLRNIRDNEEKDSAFRGICVMIGVNPAGVVQDFIFFCDAVASWVNPKDDLRDMFYKILHGFKDQVGEENWQQFSEQFPPLLKERLSACYGV